One segment of Castanea sativa cultivar Marrone di Chiusa Pesio chromosome 3, ASM4071231v1 DNA contains the following:
- the LOC142627526 gene encoding uncharacterized protein At3g27210-like translates to MDECSSICSNVGSCVPVSNTSDSALTLQCSIGSTESTQDSVFIEPPIKEKKVDCQNSRSELSLKPQSSAMSPVGSSRELSSKEEVYFDLQSCLESDCEDFFSVSGDTTPSCGNTPIHHCGLKETLHVKKPVYMDGSSSPILEPNPTDMKKQLIELFQESFRDDAIDGSQNIQERSKASAIICPLSSKSTNKNLYGCAANSACSSEAIHNRSYNHGKGKFAKSERCCLPNLMRNLSFSGRRKRLSLAGP, encoded by the exons ATGGATGAGTGTAGTAGCATTTGTTCAAACGTGGGAAGTTGTGTTCCTGTTTCTAATACCTCAGACTCAGCTTTGACACTTCAATGCTCAATTGGTTCAACAGAATCAACACAGGACAGTGTCTTCATTGAACCACccatcaaggaaaaaaaagtagattGCCAAAACTCAAGGTCTGAGCTTAGTTTGAAGCCTCAGTCGTCAGCAATGTCCCCTGTTGGCAGTTCTCGAGAATTAA GTTCTAAAGAGGAAGTATATTTTGACCTGCAGTCCTGCTTAGAATCTGATTGTGAAGATTTCTTCAGTGTCAGTGGTG ATACCACCCCATCTTGTGGGAACACTCCTATCCATCATTGCGGCTTGAAAGAAACTCTTCACGTCAAAAAACCAGTTTACATGGACGGTAGCTCCAGTCCCATTCTTGAACCCAATCCAACAGATATGAAGAAACAACTAATTGAGCTTTTTCAAGAGAGCTTCAGGGACGATGCTATTGATGGCAGTCAAAATATACAAGAGAGGTCAAAAGCCAGTGCTATCATTTGTCCCCTTTCTTCAAAATCtacaaataaaaacctttatggATGTGCAGCAAACTCTGCATGCAGTAGTGAGGCAATACACAACAGAAGTTACAACCATGGGAAGGGAAAATTTGCCAAGTCTGAGAGATGTTGCCTTCCAAATTTGATGCGCAACCTGAGCTTTAGTGGGAGGAGGAAGAGGCTGAGCCTTGCCGGACCATAG
- the LOC142628959 gene encoding receptor-like protein EIX2, whose product MSRIGQEMSQLLHLDLSGNFLNGSIPSSINELRNLGSLLLSNNCLSGNIHYHWESMQSLGIIDLSKNNLSGGIPSSMCSLPSLEWLQLSNNNFSGNLSLCLKFVSSNSLLALDLGENRLSGTIPKWIGERLSSIKILSLRGNMLFGKIPKQLCGMAYIHVLDLAQNNFSGSIPSCFGSLAGYKYFDGTIYAESIEHMDLVVKGRQYEYYNLMPNVNLMDFSKNSLSGEIPTELTNLALLNVLNLSWNHLTGMIPENTGALRQLESLDLSSNHLSGHIPSSMSSITFLSHLNLSYNNLSEQIPSSNQFQTFNDPSIYVGNPELYGPPPLATSFSMPSDRNAEHKDQEDVHVHIDGEDQFEKLWFYLSIALGFIVGFWAVCGSLVIKKSWRHAYFCFADKMKEKFLVVIAVKMVCLQRKIQAESH is encoded by the coding sequence atgtCAAGAATTGGCCAAGAAATGTCACAGTTGTTACACTTAGATCTGTCTGGAAACTTTCTAAATGGTAGCATCCCATCATCCATAAATGAACTAAGAAATTTGggctctcttcttctctctaacAATTGTTTATCTGGAAATATCCACTACCACTGGGAGAGTATGCAAAGTCTGGGCATCATAGATCTGTCCAAGAATAATCTATCTGGTGGCATCCCAAGTTCAATGTGCTCGCTACCTTCTCTTGAGTGGTTGCAATTGAGTAACAACAATTTTTCTGGGAACCTCTCTTTATGCCTGAAATTTGTTTCAAGCAATTCACTATTAGCACTTGATCTTGGTGAGAATAGATTGTCAGGGACCATACCAAAATGGATTGGAGAAAGACTTTCgtcaataaaaatattaagcTTAAGAGGAAATATGCTCTTTGGAAAAATTCCTAAACAATTGTGTGGTATGGCTTATATCCATGTCTTGGACCTTGCCCAAAATAATTTCTCAGGATCTATTCCATCATGTTTTGGTAGTTTGGCTGGTTACAAGTATTTTGATGGCACGATATATGCAGAATCCATAGAGCATATGGATTTGGTTGTTAAAGGAAGACAATATGAATACTACAATCTAATGCCAAATGTTAATCTCATGGATTTTTCGAAAAATAGTCTTTCAGGAGAGATTCCAACAGAACTAACAAATTTGGCCTTATTGAATGTGTTGAATTTGTCATGGAACCATTTGACAGGAATGATACCAGAGAATACTGGAGCTTTGCGCCAATTAGAATCTCTTGACCTCTCAAGCAACCATCTTTCAGGTCACATTCCTTCAAGCATGTCTTCTATAACTTTTTTGAGCCATTTGAACTTGTCATATAACAACTTATCTGAACAAATTCCATCATCCAACCAATTTCAAACCTTCAATGATCCATCCATTTATGTAGGTAACCCTGAACTTTATGGGCCTCCTCCATTGGCAACAAGTTTCTCAATGCCGAGTGACAGGAATGCAGAACATAAAGATCAGGAAGATGTACATGTACATATTGATGGTGAAGATCAATTTGAAAAGTTATGGTTTTACCTAAGTATTGCACTGGGTTTCATTGTGGGATTTTGGGCTGTTTGTGGCAGCTTGGTGATAAAGAAGTCTTGGAGACATGCTTACTTCTGTTTTGCtgataaaatgaaagaaaagtttttagtgGTAATTGCAGTGAAAATGGTTTGTCTGCAGAGGAAGATTCAAGCAGAAAGTCACTGA
- the LOC142629349 gene encoding uncharacterized protein LOC142629349 yields MSALFNFHSFLTVVLLGICACTYLKMQFPAILEQRTGFRGFFWKAARIGERLSPWVAFGCFSMGVSIIFF; encoded by the exons ATG TCGGCACTCTTCAACTTCCATTCGTTTTTAACGGTAGTGCTGTTGGGAATTTGCGCCTGCACTTACTTGAAGATGCAATTTCCAGCAATCCTTGAACAGCGAACGGG GTTTCGCGGTTTCTTTTGGAAGGCAGCCAGAATAG GTGAACGCTTGAGCCCGTGGGTGGCTTTTGGATGCTTCTCAATGGGTGTGTCAATAATCTTTTTCTGA